The Paludibacter jiangxiensis DNA window CTGTTAGAACAAAGATCGAAGACTTTGGTCTTTGACAAAAACGGTTTTGAAATTTGAATTTATTGTTTGAAAACCAGAATAAAGAGTAGGGGAAGCTGGGAAAAGTCCTTGTTCTTTGCTCTTTGTTCTTTACTCTGAAAAATATGACCAGAAAAGAACTGAAAGAAGTGGTATGGCAAACAAACCTCGACCTTGTAAAACATGGTTTGGTGATTTTTACCTGGGGTAATGTTAGTGCCATTGACCGTAACGAAGGTATCGTGGCAATTAAACCTTCGGGTATCTCTTATGATGATATGAAACCTGAAGATATGGTGCTGCTCGATATCGAAGGTAATGTGGTGGAAGGAAAATGGAAACCATCTTCCGATACTCCTACTCACCTTGCACTCTATCGTGCGTTTGAAGGCATCGGTGGAGTAGTACATACACACTCAACATTTGCAACATCGTGGGCTCAGGCCGGATGCGATATTCCCAACATCGGTACAACACATGCCGACTATTTCAGTCAGGCAATTCCCTGTACCCGTGCAATGACGGAAGCCGAAGTGAAAGGCGAATATGAACTGGAGACCGGAAATGTCATCATCGAACGTTTTCAGGGCATCAATCCGGTGCATGTGCCGGGCGTGCTGGTGAAGAACCATGGCCCATTCTCGTGGGGCAAAGATGCTCACGATGCAGTGCACAACGCCGTTGTGATGGAACAAGTGGCTAAAATGGCATTTGTGGCTTACAGCGTTAACCCGCAATTGCAGATGAATCCTTTGCTTGTAGAAAAACATTTTATGCGTAAACACGGACCGAATGCCTATTACGGGCAATAGAAGCCCCCTCAATCCCCCACAAGGGTACTTATAATCAGATTAACAGATAATTAACTATAACAAAATCCTCCAAACCCAGATTTACCCCCTCTTGAGGAGGGGGATGGGGGGGAGGCTTATTAATTAAACATTATGATTTACAATGATTTAGAAGTTTGGTTCGTTACCGGCGCACAGCTTTTATACGGT harbors:
- a CDS encoding L-ribulose-5-phosphate 4-epimerase, translated to MTRKELKEVVWQTNLDLVKHGLVIFTWGNVSAIDRNEGIVAIKPSGISYDDMKPEDMVLLDIEGNVVEGKWKPSSDTPTHLALYRAFEGIGGVVHTHSTFATSWAQAGCDIPNIGTTHADYFSQAIPCTRAMTEAEVKGEYELETGNVIIERFQGINPVHVPGVLVKNHGPFSWGKDAHDAVHNAVVMEQVAKMAFVAYSVNPQLQMNPLLVEKHFMRKHGPNAYYGQ